The Streptomyces sp. NBC_00344 genome includes a window with the following:
- the nhaA gene encoding Na+/H+ antiporter NhaA has translation MDNRGVTESPADHGFAGQTACSNSDARTPWRAFLRTETGSAAVLLVAVIAALGWANIDLSSYEGFWRTQLSLRAGSHEVSLDLREWVNSGLMTVFFFVVGLEARREFDMGELRERRRVALPVLAGVSGMLLPVMIYLGFNAGHGTTHGWGAAMSTDTAFALGMLALLGSRLPAGLRTFVLSVAVVDDFVALAVIAVAYSEHIELPALLVAAGILGVALLISANGVRRGAVYAVLAVATWGALLESGVDPVVVGLAMGLLTYAYPADRGALERATGLFRLFREQPTPELERSARLGLASALSPNERLQRMYHPWSSYVIVPLFALANSGIRITVDRLSAAFTSPITLGILLGFTLGKPIAVFGTAWLANRLSRGRLQPAVGWGAVLAGGASAGVGFTVSLLIATLAFDGAQLEQAKIGTISAMICAFILTWAISAAIALLPRHRRTSALLGTTEPIIDLATPVDPGHDRVRGPLSAPVTVVEYGDFECPYCGQAESVIRELLADFGDVRYVWRHLPLTDVHPLAQIAAEASEAAARQDAFWEMHDLLLDHQSALHPSDLHRYADELGLDTQRFQRDMRQKRGAARIAEDVDSADTSSVSGTPTFFINGRRHNGAYDIGHLSAAVREARMRAALVPPD, from the coding sequence ATGGACAATCGCGGAGTGACCGAATCGCCGGCCGATCACGGCTTCGCCGGACAGACCGCCTGCAGCAACAGCGACGCGCGCACGCCGTGGCGCGCGTTCCTGCGCACGGAGACGGGCAGCGCCGCCGTGCTGCTGGTGGCCGTGATCGCCGCGCTCGGGTGGGCCAACATCGACCTTTCGTCCTACGAGGGTTTCTGGCGGACGCAGTTGTCGCTGCGGGCGGGATCTCACGAGGTCTCGCTGGATCTGCGCGAGTGGGTCAACAGCGGACTGATGACCGTGTTCTTCTTCGTCGTCGGTCTCGAGGCGCGCCGTGAGTTCGACATGGGCGAGCTGCGTGAGCGGCGGCGGGTGGCCCTTCCGGTTCTGGCCGGTGTCAGCGGCATGCTCCTGCCCGTCATGATCTACCTCGGCTTCAACGCGGGACACGGCACCACACACGGCTGGGGCGCCGCGATGTCCACGGACACGGCGTTCGCACTCGGAATGCTCGCGTTGCTGGGCTCACGGCTGCCGGCCGGACTGCGTACCTTCGTCCTCTCCGTCGCTGTCGTCGACGATTTCGTGGCACTTGCCGTCATCGCGGTCGCCTACAGTGAACACATCGAACTGCCGGCACTTCTGGTGGCGGCCGGTATCCTCGGTGTCGCCCTGCTGATCAGCGCGAACGGTGTGCGCAGAGGCGCCGTGTACGCGGTGCTGGCGGTAGCCACCTGGGGGGCACTGCTGGAATCGGGGGTCGACCCGGTCGTTGTGGGTCTGGCGATGGGCCTGCTCACCTACGCCTATCCGGCCGATCGCGGAGCACTCGAGCGCGCGACTGGTCTCTTCCGTCTCTTCCGTGAACAGCCCACTCCTGAGCTGGAGCGTTCCGCGCGGCTCGGGCTGGCATCGGCGCTTTCACCCAACGAACGGCTTCAGCGGATGTACCACCCGTGGAGCAGCTATGTGATCGTGCCGCTCTTCGCTCTCGCCAACTCAGGTATCAGGATCACCGTTGACCGGCTGTCGGCGGCCTTCACCTCGCCGATCACCCTGGGCATCCTGCTCGGATTCACGCTCGGCAAGCCCATCGCCGTCTTCGGCACCGCCTGGCTGGCAAACCGCCTCAGCCGTGGCCGGCTCCAGCCCGCCGTCGGCTGGGGTGCGGTCCTCGCGGGTGGCGCGAGTGCCGGCGTCGGATTCACCGTCTCTCTGCTCATCGCCACACTCGCCTTCGACGGCGCCCAGCTGGAGCAAGCGAAGATCGGCACCATCAGTGCGATGATCTGCGCCTTCATCCTCACCTGGGCCATCAGCGCGGCGATCGCACTCCTGCCGAGGCACCGGCGCACCAGCGCGCTGCTCGGAACGACGGAGCCCATCATCGATCTCGCGACACCGGTCGATCCGGGCCACGACAGAGTACGCGGGCCGTTGAGCGCGCCGGTCACGGTGGTCGAATACGGCGACTTCGAATGCCCGTACTGCGGTCAGGCGGAGTCCGTCATCCGGGAACTGCTCGCTGACTTCGGAGACGTCCGGTACGTGTGGCGGCATCTGCCGCTGACCGACGTCCATCCTTTGGCACAGATCGCCGCAGAGGCATCCGAGGCCGCGGCCCGACAGGACGCGTTCTGGGAGATGCATGACCTTCTGCTCGATCATCAGAGTGCTCTCCACCCCTCTGACCTGCACCGTTATGCCGACGAGCTGGGGCTGGACACCCAGCGGTTCCAGCGGGACATGCGTCAGAAAAGGGGCGCGGCGCGGATCGCCGAGGACGTGGACTCGGCCGACACCAGCAGTGTGTCCGGAACGCCGACGTTCTTCATCAACGGTCGTCGCCACAACGGTGCCTACGACATCGGCCATCTCTCCGCGGCCGTGCGTGAGGCCCGCATGCGCGCCGCGCTGGTGCCACCGGACTGA